One window of Biomphalaria glabrata chromosome 6, xgBioGlab47.1, whole genome shotgun sequence genomic DNA carries:
- the LOC129926886 gene encoding uncharacterized protein DDB_G0287625-like, with translation MADDVKNDENNKNDENNENNDNDENDENNENNDNNDNDENNENNENDDNDENDENDENNDNDDNDEKNENDENNENNDNDDNDKNDDNDEKNENDENNENDEKNENNDNDENDENDENNENDENNENNENDNNDENNENDENDENNENNENDENNENDENDENNENNENDEKNENDENGENNENEEKDNVWEDDHEDEEKKDNGVYAMCLMSTLWQRGNLPSYLCCSRLLTYSTRRIIFSLPILGIT, from the exons atggcggatgatgtaaag AATGATGAGAATAATAAGAATGATGAGAATAATGagaataatgataatgatgagaATGATGAGAATAATGagaataatgataataatgataatgatgagaATAATGAGAATAATGagaatgatgataatgatgagaATGATGAGAATGATGAGAacaatgataatgatgataatgatgagaAGAATGAGAATGATGAGAATAATGAGAACAATGATAATGATGACAATGATAagaatgatgataatgatgagaAGAATGAGAATGATGAGAATAATGAGAATGATGAGAAGAATGAGAACAATGATAATGATGAGAATGATGAGAATGATGAGAATAATGAGAATGATGAGAACAATGAGAACAATGagaatgataataatgatgaaAATAATGAGAATGATGAGAATGATGAGAATAATGAGAATAATGAGAATGATGAAAATAATGAGAATGATGAGAATGATGAGAATAATGAGAATAATGAGAATGATGAgaaaaatgagaacgatgaGAATGGTGAGAATAATGAGAATGAAGAGAAAGATAATGTGTGGGAAGATGACCATGAAGATGAGGAAAAGAAAGATAATGGTGTCTATGCAATGTGTTTGATGAGTACATTATGGCAGCGGGGAAACCTCCCCTCCTACCTCTGTTGTTCAAGGCtgttgacttatagcaccaggcgtattatattttcaCTTCCTATACTTGGCATAACTTGA